The following are encoded together in the Amblyraja radiata isolate CabotCenter1 chromosome 27, sAmbRad1.1.pri, whole genome shotgun sequence genome:
- the col8a2 gene encoding collagen alpha-2(VIII) chain translates to MLQMDIFILVLMTIIDYVSSGGYSSKYVHPMVKGPVGPPFREGKGQYIEIPVILPSDLKGDKGAPGKPGPRGPSGPPGVHGNAGYGKPGFPGPTGPPGTPGFSRFGKPGMPGIPGKPGIIGFPGPKGDEGPRGDPGPRGPAGIPGEPGPAGFPVPGKQGSPGITGAPGPRAEPGEKGEPGAPGERGPRGEVGYGNPGIPGARGKEGSPGKSGPSGLPGLGKPGINGLPGVHGEKGESGPSGDIGHPGPPGPQGPAGKPGLDGIGKPGLNGLPGIPGSVGHKGGPGPPGARGLPGVPGYAKPGMNGLKGQRGPPGAPGAPGPNGEPGVSGLRGEQGPQGRQGYPGSIGSRGLMGKHGPPGPEGKIGLNGPPGPKGIRGDQGYSGLPGKPGVPGERGLHGSSGAPGKIGPKGDSGPAGGSGTRGLTGPVGPKGESGHGGQPGPRGSSGIPGIQGPTGPRGPIGLPGPRGEAGPPGLLGEGKIGLPGIAGPVGPMGNPGIPGRMGIQGAPGLPGPAGLPGIVINGDTTGIASLHGGVDGASVPGNGKHGKPQYERGEMSARVAPAFTAILTKSFPPSGIPIKFDRILYNGQHGYNPSTGLFTCQVPGVYYFAYHVHVKGTSIWVALYKNNVPATYTYDEYKKGYLDQASGSAVLELKEHDQVWIQMPSAQANGLYSTDYIHSSFSGFLLCPT, encoded by the coding sequence AAATTCCAGTGATTCTTCCTTCGGATCTCAAGGGTGATAAAGGCGCACCAGGAAAGCCGGGACCAAGAGGACCATCTGGGCCACCGGGAGTGCATGGAAATGCAGGATATGGCAAACCAGGTTTTCCAGGTCCAACCGGACCTCCGGGGACACCAGGATTTTCACGCTTTGGAAAGCCAGGAATGCCGGGAATACCTGGTAAGCCAGGTATCATAGGGTTTCCTGGACCAAAGGGCGATGAAGGACCCAGAGGAGATCCAGGACCCCGAGGCCCAGCTGGGATTCCAGGAGAACCTGGCCCTGCGGGATTTCCTGTCCCTGGGAAGCAAGGATCCCCAGGGATTACTGGAGCCCCTGGACCTAGAGCAGAGCCTGGTGAGAAGGGAGAACCCGGTGCACCGGGGGAACGTGGTCCCAGAGGCGAGGTTGGGTACGGTAACCCGGGTATACCAGGGGCAAGAGGTAAGGAGGGGAGTCCAGGTAAATCTGGGCCCTCAGGGTTACCCGGTTTAGGAAAACCAGGAATTAATGGTTTACCTGGTGTCCATGGTGAGAAAGGCGAATCAGGACCAAGTGGAGACATTGGACATCCAGGACCACCTGGTCCTCAGGGTCCTGCAGGAAAGCCAGGATTAGATGGGATAGGGAAACCAGGTCTGAATGGGTTACCAGGTATCCCAGGATCTGTAGGTCATAAAGGTGGGCCTGGACCTCCTGGTGCTCGGGGTTTGCCTGGGGTTCCAGGGTATGCAAAACCGGGAATGAATGGATTAAAAGGTCAGCGCGGGCCTCCTGGGGCACCAGGTGCTCCAGGACCCAACGGCGAACCAGGTGTAAGTGGTTTACGTGGTGAACAAGGCCCCCAGGGTAGGCAAGGTTATCCAGGGTCTATTGGTTCCAGGGGGTTAATGGGCAAGCACGGCCCACCAGGGCCTGAAGGTAAAATTGGGCTAAATGGGCCACCAGGGCCAAAAGGAATCCGAGGGGATCAGGGATATAGTGGGTTACCTGGAAAACCTGGTGTGCCCGGGGAAAGAGGTTTACACGGATCTTCAGGAGCACCAGGTAAAATAGGTCCAAAAGGTGACTCTGGACCTGCAGGAGGTTCTGGGACACGTGGACTAACTGGTCCTGTAGGACCAAAAGGAGAATCAGGGCATGGAGGACAACCAGGACCCAGAGGTTCTTCAGGAATTCCAGGTATTCAAGGGCCTACAGGGCCCAGAGGACCAATAGGTTTACCTGGTCCCAGAGGTGAAGCAGGGCCACCAGGCTTActaggagaggggaaaataggatTACCAGGTATTGCAGGTCCAGTAGGTCCAATGGGAAACCCCGGCATTCCAGGAAGAATGGGAATTCAAGGCGCACCTGGACTTCCAGGTCCAGCAGGCCTGCCCGGCATCGTCATTAATGGGGATACAACCGGTATTGCTAGCCTGCATGGTGGTGTTGATGGTGCATCAGTACCAGGAAATGGAAAGCATGGAAAACCACAATATGAAAGAGGAGAAATGTCTGCACGAGTAGCTCCAGCTTTCACTGCAATTCTCACAAAATCATTTCCACCTTCAGGCATCCCCATTAAGTTTGATAGGATTTTGTATaatggacaacatggttataatccATCAACCGGACTATTTACGTGTCAAGTTCCAGGTGTCTACTACTTTGCTTATCACGTGCATGTGAAGGGAACCAGTATCTGGGTGGCACTGTACAAGAATAATGTGCCTGCAACATACACATATGATGAATATAAAAAAGGATACCTTGATCAAGCATCAGGGAGTGCGGTCCTGGAACTGAAAGAACATGATCAGGTGTGGATCCAGATGCCTTCAGCCCAAGCTAATGGGTTATATTCCACTGATTACATCCATTCCTCTTTCTCAGGATTCCTACTTTGCCCAACATAA